DNA from Pseudomonadota bacterium:
GGGTAGCGCATGTTCCAGTCCTGCGCCATGCGCACGAGCGTGTCGTAGACCGCGGCGTCGCCGTGGGGGTGGTACTTCTTCAGCACCTCGCCCACGACGCCCGCGCACTTGGAGAAGCGCTTGTTCGAGAGGATCCCCTCGCGGTACATGGCGTAGAGGATGCGGCGGTGGGCCGGCTTGAGCCCGTCGCGCACGTCGGGCAGCGCCCGCCCTATGATCACGCTCATGGCGTAATCGAGGTAGGAGCCCTTCATCTCGTCTTCTATGTTGATCGGTATTATCTCCGCGGCGCTGTTCATCTGGTGCCATCCTCCTTAAGAATCTTCGGAGTCACCCTCTCCCTCGAGGGAGAGGGGAGGATGAGGGGGGCGAATTAATTTATGCCAGGTCCGTCACTCTGATGAGAAAACGGGCGGCCGGGGCAAGCCCTGCCGCCTCACGAAACGCCGTGATTCTGCACGCCGACCCCCCAAAAGTCAACGGATTTAAGGGGGAGGCCGCCCCCCTAAAAATACGATAAATAAAGGGTTTGCCGTCAACCGCCACCCCTGTCGGAAAACCCGTCGCCTGCCCTCCGGGGGGATCTTCGCACCCGCTGATGCAGCAAAAAACTCGCTCAGCCGCATCATTTTGTTTGACACGGCGCGCCGCGAAAAGTAGATTTGCGGCCACGGATGGCGGCTAATGCAAGCCCATCAAGCATTTACAGCGGCCGTCCTCCGAATCCACACGGGAAAGGGGGTGACAACATGACAAAGGCCGAACTGATCAACTACATCGCGAAGGATTGCCGCATCTCGAAGTCCCTGGCTGAGCAGCTGCTCAACACGGTGACCCAGAACATCGCGAAGTGCATGCGCAAGAAGGACAAGATCACGCTGACGGGCTTCGGGACGTTCTACGTCTCCAAGCGTCGGGCTCGCACGGGGCGCAACCCGCAGACGGGCGCGGTGATCAACATCAAGGCTCGCAACGTGCCGCGCTTCAAGCCGGGCAAGCAGCTGAAGGATTGGGTAAGCTGATAGACCACTCTCAAAGGGTTTACGAAAAAGGCGCTCCGTACGGGCGCCTTTTTTGCATTGCGCGCCCAGCAGGATTCGAACCTGCGACCCCGAGCTTAGAAGGCTCGTGCTCTGATCCGCTGAGCTATGGGCGCATGATTTCAAAGAACAGAACATTAATAACTACAATGTCGGGGTGAGAGGATTTGAACCTCCGACTTCCTGGTCCCAAACCAGGCGCTCTAGGCCAGGCTGAGCTACACCCCGGAAATCGGCCTATGAATTCTCTCTTTTCCCCAAAATATCAACCAGTATTTCCCTCATCCTGGCGAGGGCCTTCCCTCGGTGACTGATCTCGTTCTTGCGCCCCATCGGGAGCTCGGCCATGGTCTTCCCCTCGCCCGGCACGAAGAAGAGGGGGTCGAAGCCGAATCCTTCGGTGCCGCGGTACTCGCGGATGATCTCGCCATCGCAGCGTCCGCACGCGTCCCACTCGCCGCCGCCGGGCTCGGCCAGGACCATGCAGCAGACGAAGGCGGCCTGCCTCCTGCCGTCGGGCACGCCCCTCATCTCCCGCAGGAGCTTCTCGTTGTTGGCCTTGTAGTCCCCCTGCTCCCCCGCGTACCGCGCGGAGTTCACCCCTGGCGACCCGCCGAGCGCTTCGACGACAAGCCCGGAGTCGTCGGCGAGCGCGGGCAGACCCGTTATCTCGCATACCGCGCGCGCCTTGATGCGCGCGTTGGCCAGGAACGTGGAGCCGTGCTCCTCGATCTGCGGGACCTCCGGGTGGTCGATGAGCGAGGAGAGTGTGACATCCATGCCCTCGAGCATGTGCGCAAGCTCCTTTACCTTGCCATCGTTTCTTGTA
Protein-coding regions in this window:
- a CDS encoding HU family DNA-binding protein — its product is MTKAELINYIAKDCRISKSLAEQLLNTVTQNIAKCMRKKDKITLTGFGTFYVSKRRARTGRNPQTGAVINIKARNVPRFKPGKQLKDWVS
- a CDS encoding XTP/dITP diphosphatase, coding for MKLVLATRNDGKVKELAHMLEGMDVTLSSLIDHPEVPQIEEHGSTFLANARIKARAVCEITGLPALADDSGLVVEALGGSPGVNSARYAGEQGDYKANNEKLLREMRGVPDGRRQAAFVCCMVLAEPGGGEWDACGRCDGEIIREYRGTEGFGFDPLFFVPGEGKTMAELPMGRKNEISHRGKALARMREILVDILGKRENS